One Thermoanaerobacter pseudethanolicus ATCC 33223 DNA window includes the following coding sequences:
- the folK gene encoding 2-amino-4-hydroxy-6-hydroxymethyldihydropteridine diphosphokinase translates to MSEVYLSLGSNLGDREENLKRAVFELEHWEGIILKKLSPIYETKPVGYLNQDMFLNIAVEVETNIGPYDLLKVVNEIEKKLKRERLIRWGPRTIDIDILLYDDIELKDEVLSIPHPRIWERAFVLIPLSDINPFIKKGDVYIKDLIAELPDKEGVKLYKENWYNGV, encoded by the coding sequence TGAAGTGTATTTATCTTTAGGTTCTAATTTAGGAGATAGGGAAGAAAATTTAAAAAGAGCCGTTTTTGAGTTAGAACACTGGGAAGGCATAATTTTAAAGAAGCTTTCTCCTATTTATGAAACAAAACCTGTAGGATATTTAAACCAGGATATGTTTTTAAATATTGCAGTTGAAGTGGAGACAAACATTGGGCCTTATGACTTACTAAAAGTTGTAAATGAAATTGAAAAAAAATTAAAACGAGAAAGACTCATAAGATGGGGTCCAAGGACTATTGATATTGACATACTGTTGTACGATGATATTGAATTAAAGGATGAAGTGTTGAGTATTCCTCATCCGAGAATATGGGAGAGAGCTTTTGTGTTGATTCCTCTTTCGGATATAAACCCTTTTATAAAAAAAGGAGATGTGTATATTAAAGATTTAATAGCGGAGTTGCCTGATAAAGAAGGAGTTAAGCTGTATAAAGAGAATTGGTACAATGGGGTGTAA
- the queD gene encoding 6-carboxytetrahydropterin synthase QueD, with protein sequence MKVTKIFTFDSAHNLINYNGKCEELHGHTYKLEVTVEGKPDGEGMVIDFVKLKEIVNEKVVKKLDHKYLNEVLGFNTTCENILLWIWKELEPVFKGDNYHLYKLRLWETPTSFAEITEKDLV encoded by the coding sequence ATGAAAGTGACAAAAATTTTTACTTTTGACAGTGCCCACAATCTTATAAATTACAATGGGAAGTGTGAGGAGCTTCACGGTCATACCTATAAGCTGGAAGTTACAGTTGAGGGGAAGCCTGACGGAGAAGGAATGGTAATAGATTTTGTGAAGCTTAAAGAAATAGTAAATGAGAAAGTTGTAAAAAAGCTTGACCATAAGTATTTAAATGAAGTTTTAGGATTTAACACTACTTGCGAAAATATTCTTTTGTGGATATGGAAAGAATTGGAGCCTGTGTTTAAAGGAGATAACTATCATCTTTATAAATTGAGATTGTGGGAAACCCCTACAAGTTTTGCAGAAATTACCGAAAAAGATTTAGTATGA